The following proteins come from a genomic window of Denitromonas sp.:
- a CDS encoding DUF938 domain-containing protein: MDKPFSPACERNRDAIRAVLTTHFADRRRVLEIGSGTGQHAVHFAAALPALTWQCSDRAPNLPGIRMWLDEAGLPNTPPPLTLDVNGPWPAERFDALYSANTLHIMAWAEVERLFARLPAVLTDQARVLIYGPFRIGGRHTSDSNTAFDASLRAEAAHMGIRDLEAVNALAEAAGLRHLADIPMPANNRCQLWQTI; this comes from the coding sequence ATGGACAAACCCTTCTCTCCCGCCTGCGAACGCAACCGCGACGCCATCCGCGCCGTACTCACCACCCACTTTGCCGACCGCCGGCGGGTTCTCGAAATCGGCAGCGGCACCGGGCAGCACGCCGTGCACTTTGCCGCCGCCCTGCCGGCCCTGACCTGGCAGTGCTCCGACCGCGCGCCGAATCTGCCCGGCATCCGGATGTGGCTCGACGAGGCCGGGCTGCCCAACACCCCGCCCCCGCTCACCCTCGACGTCAACGGCCCCTGGCCGGCCGAGCGCTTCGACGCGCTCTATTCCGCCAACACCCTCCACATCATGGCGTGGGCCGAGGTCGAACGCCTCTTCGCGCGGCTCCCGGCCGTGCTCACCGACCAGGCCCGCGTGCTCATCTACGGCCCGTTCCGCATTGGCGGGCGCCATACCAGCGACAGCAACACCGCCTTCGACGCGAGCCTGCGCGCCGAGGCGGCGCACATGGGCATCCGCGACCTGGAAGCGGTCAATGCCCTGGCCGAGGCCGCCGGCCTGCGCCACCTGGCCGACATCCCCATGCCGGCCAACAATCGCTGCCAGCTGTGGCAAACGATCTGA
- a CDS encoding methyl-accepting chemotaxis protein, which yields MQIFNRMKLSVRLLVLALVALVSLAVVSAGALKSLDELLTVERRSSIARLTETAHATVAHFHAQAEKGQISMDEAKAQAAAALAAMRYGDGEYFWINDMNQIMVMHAVKPELNGKDLSTLKDANGKLIFKDMIVAVRNSGQGFVDYLWPKPGEEAPQPKISFVKGFAPWGWVIGTGVYVSDLTAIFWSHASASLVLVALGFIVTLAICWLIGRSILRALGGEPEMLASVAQRIASGDLSGEVVVPGNDRSSVVFAIHKMQADLKAMIQAVRTQAEQIAVSAQAVAQASATVRESAGGQAEAAESTAAAVEEIAVSVAHVASNTEESQRTSERTCAAASEGEQQSSVASESIANVSETVAQAAAQIQVLKERSNEIGTIAQVIREIADQTNLLALNAAIEAARAGEQGRGFAVVADEVRGLAERTGSATSKISEVIVAVQKETNTAVASIEAITPKVKKGSELSAQAAASLRSIQESASGTMQRVSDVALSMKELSAGADAIAKNMEAITDMASRSTAATERNAEATAALESTASELKQLIDRFRT from the coding sequence ATGCAGATTTTCAACCGGATGAAGCTGTCGGTGCGATTGTTGGTGCTGGCACTGGTGGCGCTGGTGTCCTTGGCCGTGGTGTCGGCCGGCGCCCTGAAGTCGCTCGACGAACTGCTGACGGTGGAGCGGCGCAGCAGCATTGCGCGCCTGACCGAGACGGCCCATGCGACGGTGGCCCACTTCCATGCCCAGGCCGAGAAAGGCCAGATCAGCATGGACGAGGCCAAGGCGCAGGCGGCAGCCGCGCTGGCGGCGATGCGCTACGGCGACGGCGAGTACTTCTGGATCAACGACATGAACCAGATCATGGTCATGCACGCAGTCAAGCCCGAGCTCAACGGCAAGGATCTGTCGACACTCAAGGACGCCAACGGCAAGCTGATCTTCAAGGACATGATCGTTGCGGTGCGCAACAGCGGGCAAGGTTTCGTGGACTACCTGTGGCCCAAGCCGGGCGAGGAGGCGCCGCAGCCGAAGATCTCCTTCGTCAAGGGCTTTGCGCCGTGGGGCTGGGTGATCGGCACCGGGGTGTATGTGAGCGACCTGACTGCGATCTTCTGGTCGCACGCCTCGGCGTCGCTGGTGCTGGTGGCGCTCGGATTCATCGTGACGCTGGCAATCTGCTGGCTGATCGGCCGCAGCATCCTGCGGGCGCTTGGGGGCGAACCCGAGATGCTGGCCAGCGTGGCGCAGCGCATTGCCTCCGGCGACCTGAGCGGCGAGGTGGTGGTGCCAGGGAACGACCGCAGCAGCGTGGTGTTCGCCATCCACAAGATGCAGGCCGACCTGAAGGCGATGATCCAGGCGGTGCGTACGCAGGCCGAGCAGATCGCGGTATCGGCGCAGGCGGTGGCACAGGCCTCCGCCACGGTGCGCGAGTCGGCCGGCGGGCAGGCCGAGGCGGCCGAATCGACGGCGGCGGCGGTGGAGGAAATCGCGGTCAGCGTGGCGCATGTGGCGTCCAATACCGAGGAGTCGCAGCGGACCTCCGAGCGCACCTGCGCGGCGGCCAGCGAGGGCGAGCAGCAGTCTTCGGTGGCCTCGGAGAGCATCGCCAATGTGTCGGAGACCGTGGCCCAGGCGGCGGCCCAGATCCAGGTGCTCAAGGAGCGCTCGAACGAGATCGGCACCATCGCCCAGGTGATCCGCGAAATTGCCGATCAGACCAACCTGCTGGCGCTCAACGCGGCCATCGAGGCCGCGCGGGCGGGGGAGCAGGGCCGCGGGTTTGCGGTGGTGGCTGACGAGGTGCGTGGCCTGGCCGAGCGGACCGGGTCGGCGACCTCGAAGATATCCGAGGTGATCGTGGCGGTGCAAAAGGAGACCAATACGGCGGTGGCGAGCATCGAGGCCATCACGCCGAAGGTCAAGAAGGGCAGCGAGCTGTCGGCCCAGGCGGCGGCCTCGCTGCGCTCGATCCAGGAAAGTGCCAGCGGCACCATGCAGCGGGTGAGCGATGTGGCCTTGTCGATGAAGGAGCTCAGCGCCGGTGCCGATGCCATTGCCAAGAACATGGAGGCCATTACCGACATGGCCAGCCGCAGCACGGCAGCCACCGAGCGCAACGCCGAGGCGACGGCGGCACTCGAGAGTACGGCGAGCGAACTCAAGCAGCTGATCGATCGCTTCCGCACCTGA
- a CDS encoding flagellar brake protein has translation MTQTDNAALKFELLQSDDFGRYLLRDRNEIIQVLRQLIAKRAMVTAYLGGSREFMLTTVLALEDDEVIFDLAPDESRNRQAQDTEELICITQIDNVKVQFPVPGMQSTTFDGAPALKSPLPDRLLRLQRREYYRLIAPVAHSLICQIPVPSEDGPPHTFEARVLDISGGGLAVVVPPEGIEFKPDTEFAQCQIQLPEVGTVQAGLRVRNLFRVTNRNGISMLRAGCEFVDLPERLASVIHRYILKVERDRNSRERGR, from the coding sequence ATGACGCAAACCGACAACGCCGCACTCAAATTCGAACTCCTGCAGTCGGACGACTTCGGTCGCTACCTGCTGCGTGATCGCAACGAGATCATCCAGGTGCTGCGCCAGCTGATTGCCAAGCGCGCGATGGTGACGGCCTACCTCGGCGGCAGCCGGGAGTTCATGCTGACCACCGTCCTGGCGCTCGAAGACGACGAGGTCATCTTCGACCTGGCGCCCGACGAATCGCGCAACCGCCAGGCCCAGGACACCGAAGAGCTGATCTGCATCACCCAGATCGACAACGTGAAGGTGCAGTTTCCGGTGCCCGGCATGCAAAGCACCACCTTTGACGGCGCACCCGCGCTCAAGTCCCCGCTGCCCGACCGCCTGCTGCGGCTGCAGCGCCGCGAGTATTACCGCCTGATCGCCCCGGTGGCGCATTCGCTCATCTGCCAGATACCGGTGCCCTCCGAAGACGGCCCGCCCCACACCTTCGAAGCCCGGGTGCTCGACATCTCCGGCGGAGGGCTGGCCGTTGTCGTCCCGCCCGAAGGCATCGAGTTCAAGCCGGACACCGAGTTCGCCCAGTGTCAGATCCAGTTGCCCGAGGTCGGCACCGTGCAAGCCGGCCTGCGGGTGCGCAACCTGTTCCGCGTCACCAATCGCAACGGCATCTCCATGCTGCGTGCCGGCTGCGAGTTCGTTGACCTGCCCGAACGCCTCGCTTCGGTCATCCACCGCTACATCCTCAAGGTCGAGCGCGACCGCAACTCGCGCGAACGGGGTCGCTGA
- a CDS encoding EscU/YscU/HrcU family type III secretion system export apparatus switch protein — translation MSTPPADALDDARGAEAVALAYSAGDAAPRVVAKGRGLIARQIIEQAKKAGVYVHESPEMLALLMQVDLDERIPPQLYVAVAELLAWLYRMEQGENVKS, via the coding sequence ATGAGCACACCGCCCGCTGACGCCCTTGACGACGCCCGCGGCGCCGAAGCGGTCGCCCTGGCCTACTCGGCGGGCGATGCGGCACCGCGCGTCGTTGCCAAGGGGCGCGGGCTGATCGCCCGGCAGATCATCGAGCAGGCCAAAAAGGCCGGCGTGTACGTGCACGAATCACCGGAAATGCTCGCCTTGCTGATGCAGGTGGACCTCGACGAGCGGATTCCGCCACAGCTGTATGTCGCGGTCGCCGAACTGCTCGCCTGGCTCTATCGCATGGAGCAGGGCGAGAACGTAAAAAGCTGA
- a CDS encoding flagellar hook-length control protein FliK, with translation MNPPSSPCSRPAPCRRSCPSTARATVSARSSRKPCPTAPSRPWSNGRTIKLALPQAAQAGERLELVVARSSPRAVLANPAPAAPGDSAARAALSPTGRLISFLLTGQPAPETPAIARGQPLQAASGPINAAALAAALRQGISESGLFYESHLARWTAGKLPTEALLREPQARLPLTQGGSTQGPGAPAQGHTAPPAADAISASRTANTTQAVAPVRADAIPDRLLPVMHQQLDALATHHYSWHGQAWPGQPMELEIEDPHGDGEHDDADDATWKTTLRLSLPALGGVEARIALDAGGVRIHLSADDSTTTAVLHEQRGGLADALARANLTLKELQVSQGHEHTAR, from the coding sequence ATGAACCCCCCCTCGAGCCCCTGCAGCCGGCCCGCGCCGTGCCGTCGCAGTTGCCCGAGTACCGCCCGGGCGACCGTTTCAGCGCGCTCATCCAGAAAGCCCTGCCCGACGGCACCTTCGAGGCCCTGGTCGAACGGACGCACCATCAAGCTTGCCCTGCCCCAGGCCGCCCAGGCCGGCGAGCGGCTCGAACTGGTCGTCGCCCGCAGCTCGCCCCGCGCCGTGCTGGCCAACCCCGCGCCTGCCGCCCCCGGCGACTCGGCCGCCCGCGCTGCACTCAGCCCCACCGGACGCCTGATCAGCTTCCTGCTGACCGGCCAGCCTGCGCCGGAAACCCCTGCCATCGCCCGTGGCCAGCCACTGCAGGCAGCCAGCGGCCCGATCAACGCCGCCGCGCTGGCCGCTGCCCTGCGGCAGGGAATCAGCGAAAGCGGCCTGTTCTACGAATCGCACCTGGCCCGGTGGACGGCCGGCAAGCTGCCGACCGAAGCCCTGCTGCGTGAGCCCCAGGCCCGCCTGCCGCTCACTCAGGGCGGCAGCACGCAGGGCCCGGGCGCGCCAGCGCAGGGCCACACCGCCCCGCCTGCGGCCGACGCCATCAGCGCCTCGCGCACCGCAAACACCACGCAAGCCGTCGCGCCGGTCCGTGCCGATGCCATACCCGACCGCCTGCTGCCGGTCATGCACCAGCAGCTCGACGCCCTCGCCACCCATCACTACAGCTGGCACGGTCAGGCCTGGCCCGGCCAGCCGATGGAACTGGAGATCGAGGATCCGCATGGCGATGGCGAACACGACGATGCCGACGACGCAACCTGGAAGACCACGCTGCGCCTGAGCCTGCCCGCACTGGGCGGTGTCGAGGCGCGCATCGCCCTCGACGCTGGCGGTGTCCGCATCCACCTGTCGGCCGACGACAGCACAACCACCGCCGTCCTGCATGAACAACGGGGGGGCCTGGCCGATGCACTGGCCAGAGCCAACCTGACCCTCAAGGAACTGCAAGTGAGCCAGGGCCATGAGCACACCGCCCGCTGA
- a CDS encoding flagellar protein FliT encodes MSATPLSDFSRLATTLEAIAAAAEQGDWEQMGTLQVQQEQLLERIRQRPAGPADRSQAAALAGLIERALAGIRAAQPHIDALRRQTENDMSGTQTERKVAQHYR; translated from the coding sequence ATGAGTGCCACACCGCTATCCGATTTCTCTCGCCTGGCCACCACGCTCGAGGCCATCGCCGCCGCTGCAGAACAGGGCGACTGGGAGCAGATGGGCACCTTGCAGGTACAGCAGGAACAACTGCTCGAACGCATTCGCCAACGGCCGGCTGGTCCCGCCGATCGCAGCCAGGCGGCGGCCCTGGCCGGACTGATCGAACGCGCACTGGCCGGCATCCGCGCCGCCCAGCCTCACATCGACGCGCTGCGCCGGCAGACCGAGAATGACATGAGCGGCACGCAGACCGAGCGAAAAGTGGCCCAGCATTATCGCTAA
- the fliS gene encoding flagellar export chaperone FliS: MFTQSNNPAAAYRTAGIEAEALGTSPHGLIVMLFNGALLSIKLAKAHMVEGKTSAKAESINKAIDIIGSGLRAALNIKEGGELAQNLDDLYEYVVMLLLKANLNNDPAFLDEAYRLLADVGSAWSELGQKQAASHP; encoded by the coding sequence ATGTTCACTCAATCCAACAACCCCGCCGCCGCCTACCGCACCGCTGGCATCGAGGCCGAAGCCCTCGGCACCTCGCCGCACGGGCTGATCGTGATGCTGTTCAACGGCGCGCTGTTGTCGATCAAGCTCGCCAAGGCACACATGGTCGAGGGCAAGACCAGCGCCAAGGCCGAGTCGATCAACAAGGCCATCGACATCATCGGCAGCGGGCTGCGCGCAGCGCTCAACATCAAGGAAGGCGGCGAACTGGCGCAAAACCTCGATGACCTCTACGAATACGTCGTCATGCTTCTGCTCAAGGCCAACCTCAACAACGACCCAGCCTTCCTCGACGAGGCCTACCGGCTGCTGGCCGATGTCGGCAGCGCCTGGTCGGAACTTGGCCAGAAGCAGGCTGCCTCACATCCCTGA
- the fliD gene encoding flagellar filament capping protein FliD, producing the protein MANAINDAGIDVRATVVTGDAGSRLVLTAKNTGTDNAFSLSVSGGDANLTGLASFDGAHPNATAAANSIITVEGETVTSQSNTVTSAVANVTITAKTIGSSTLDVARDSTGIESAVKAFVDAYNGLRNDISAKTAYNSETKVAEPLNGDATIRTLLSKMRDTLGNVPSAIAGTSNQYLYSLGVSFAQDGTLTLDTAKLNNAVETDFDGVVASLGAYGAAVDTMATAFTEADGLIDNRVSGIETSVTRIDDQRERLERQLTITEARLRAQFTALDTLVASLNTTSTYLTQQLESLSNL; encoded by the coding sequence GTGGCCAATGCGATCAACGACGCCGGCATTGATGTGCGCGCCACGGTCGTCACCGGCGACGCCGGCAGCCGCCTGGTGCTGACTGCAAAGAATACCGGCACCGACAACGCCTTCAGCCTGTCGGTCAGCGGGGGCGACGCCAACCTGACTGGCCTGGCCAGCTTCGACGGCGCGCATCCGAACGCGACCGCAGCGGCCAACTCGATCATCACCGTCGAAGGCGAAACCGTCACCTCGCAGAGCAACACGGTCACCAGTGCGGTGGCCAACGTCACCATCACCGCCAAGACGATCGGTAGCAGCACGCTCGATGTCGCCCGCGACAGCACGGGTATCGAGAGCGCGGTCAAGGCCTTTGTCGATGCCTACAACGGCCTGCGCAACGACATCTCCGCCAAGACCGCCTACAACTCGGAGACCAAGGTGGCCGAACCGCTCAACGGAGACGCCACCATCCGCACCCTGCTCAGCAAGATGCGCGACACGCTCGGCAACGTGCCATCGGCCATTGCCGGCACCAGCAACCAGTATCTCTACAGCCTCGGCGTCTCGTTTGCCCAGGATGGCACCCTGACGCTGGACACCGCCAAACTGAACAATGCCGTCGAAACCGACTTCGACGGTGTCGTCGCTTCGCTGGGTGCCTACGGCGCCGCGGTCGACACCATGGCCACCGCCTTCACCGAAGCCGACGGCCTGATCGACAACCGGGTCAGCGGCATCGAAACCTCCGTCACCAGAATCGACGACCAGCGCGAGCGCCTCGAGCGTCAGCTAACCATCACCGAAGCCCGACTGCGCGCCCAATTCACGGCGCTCGACACCCTGGTGGCCAGCCTCAACACCACCAGCACCTACCTGACGCAGCAACTCGAAAGCTTGAGCAACCTGTAA
- a CDS encoding flagellar cap protein FliD N-terminal domain-containing protein, which translates to MATGTISSLGIGSGLDSNSIVTKLMEIERRPLTVLNQKESSFSAKISALGTIKSKLTDLQTAAKTLGDPNKLAAFAATVGDSDVLSASAGTFAKNGSYAVERRATGQGAKIVLVDSGGRHQLWRRHPELHHQWQHAGCHPGQWRQQPAGRGQCDQRRRH; encoded by the coding sequence ATGGCCACCGGTACCATTTCGTCGCTCGGCATCGGATCAGGGCTGGACTCCAACAGCATCGTCACCAAGCTGATGGAGATCGAGCGCCGCCCCCTGACGGTGTTGAACCAGAAGGAATCCTCCTTCTCGGCCAAAATCTCCGCCCTCGGCACGATCAAGAGCAAGCTGACCGATCTGCAGACTGCCGCCAAGACACTGGGCGACCCGAACAAGCTCGCCGCGTTCGCCGCCACCGTCGGCGACAGCGACGTCCTCTCCGCCAGTGCCGGCACCTTTGCAAAGAACGGCAGTTACGCGGTCGAACGTCGTGCAACTGGCCAAGGCGCAAAAATCGTTCTCGTCGATTCAGGCGGGCGGCACCAGCTATGGCGCCGGCACCCTGAGCTTCACCATCAATGGCAGCACGCAGGATGTCACCCTGGCCAGTGGCGGCAACAGCCTGCAGGACGTGGCCAATGCGATCAACGACGCCGGCATTGA
- a CDS encoding flagellar protein FlaG has protein sequence MSTQPVTATAAQFVSPQAASAGRAGVTSERVEAAERAQQAQALAKADATREADAKAALEQDPAKLQEAVERAQASLQAIARDITFSLNEKSGTVVIKVIERESKEVIRQIPSEEFLKIAEMLNDNIADIRAGLLVEQKA, from the coding sequence ATGAGCACCCAGCCCGTTACCGCCACCGCTGCCCAGTTTGTGTCCCCGCAAGCCGCGTCTGCCGGCCGGGCAGGCGTCACGTCCGAGCGCGTCGAGGCCGCCGAGCGTGCGCAACAGGCGCAGGCGCTCGCGAAAGCCGACGCGACCCGCGAGGCCGATGCAAAGGCTGCGCTCGAACAGGACCCGGCTAAACTTCAAGAAGCGGTCGAGCGTGCGCAAGCCTCGCTGCAAGCCATCGCCCGCGACATCACCTTCAGCCTGAATGAAAAATCCGGCACGGTGGTGATCAAAGTCATCGAACGCGAGTCCAAGGAAGTGATCCGGCAGATTCCGTCGGAAGAGTTTCTCAAGATCGCAGAAATGCTCAACGACAACATCGCCGACATCCGGGCAGGGCTGCTCGTCGAGCAGAAGGCATAA
- a CDS encoding flagellin, with amino-acid sequence MAQVINTNVYSLNAQRNLNRSQEGLATSLQRLSSGLRVNSARDDAAGLAVAQRMEADARGLTVAMRNASDGISFSQTADGALGTSADILQRMRELAVQSLNGTISDTERGYLNAEFSQLDTELARLQGAAKLNNQSVFGTFTFQIGAGASDSMSATFTSVASIGGAVSTSAAAALAIASIDNALNSVAANRATIGGVMGRMQFTIQQLETARENQYAARSRIMDADFAAETAALTRAQILQQSGTAMVAQANSVPQSVLSLLQG; translated from the coding sequence ATGGCACAGGTCATCAACACAAACGTCTACTCGCTGAACGCTCAGCGCAACCTCAACCGTAGCCAGGAAGGTCTGGCCACATCGCTCCAACGGCTCTCGTCCGGTCTGCGTGTCAATAGCGCCCGTGACGACGCAGCCGGCCTGGCGGTGGCACAACGGATGGAAGCAGACGCACGTGGTTTGACCGTTGCCATGCGCAACGCCTCGGACGGCATCTCCTTTTCCCAAACCGCCGATGGTGCCCTGGGCACATCGGCGGACATTCTCCAGCGCATGCGTGAATTGGCTGTGCAATCGCTCAACGGCACCATCTCCGACACCGAGCGTGGCTATCTGAATGCCGAATTTTCACAGCTCGACACCGAACTGGCTCGCCTGCAAGGTGCCGCCAAGCTCAACAACCAGTCGGTATTCGGTACTTTCACCTTCCAGATTGGCGCCGGTGCGTCCGACAGCATGTCGGCCACCTTCACCAGTGTGGCGTCGATCGGCGGTGCGGTCAGCACGAGTGCTGCAGCAGCTCTGGCCATCGCCTCAATTGACAATGCATTGAACTCCGTCGCTGCCAATCGCGCCACCATCGGCGGCGTGATGGGTCGCATGCAGTTCACGATTCAACAACTCGAAACCGCGCGCGAGAACCAATACGCCGCGCGCAGCCGCATCATGGACGCAGACTTCGCTGCCGAAACCGCAGCGCTGACCCGCGCCCAGATTCTTCAGCAATCCGGTACCGCCATGGTGGCTCAGGCCAACAGCGTGCCGCAGAGCGTTTTGTCTTTGTTGCAAGGTTAA
- a CDS encoding flagellin, whose translation MAQVINTNVYSLNAQRNLNRSQEGLATSLQRLSSGLRINSARDDAAGLAVAQRMEADARGLTVAMRNASDGISFAQTADGALATAADMLQRMRELAVQSLNGTISDTERGYLNAEFGQLDAELARLQGAAKLNNQSAFGAFTFQIGAAAADSMAATFTSVAAVGGGVGTSATASAAISAIDNALNSVASNRATIGGVMGRMQFTIQQLETARENQYAARSRIMDADFASETANLTRAQILQQSGTAMVAQANSVPQNVLSLLRG comes from the coding sequence ATGGCACAAGTCATCAACACCAACGTCTATTCGCTGAATGCCCAGCGCAACCTCAACCGCAGCCAGGAAGGCCTCGCCACCTCGCTGCAGCGCCTGTCCTCGGGCCTGCGCATCAACAGCGCCCGTGACGACGCCGCCGGCCTCGCCGTGGCCCAGCGCATGGAAGCCGATGCCCGCGGCCTGACCGTTGCCATGCGCAACGCCTCGGACGGCATCTCGTTTGCCCAGACCGCCGACGGCGCACTCGCCACCGCGGCCGACATGCTGCAGCGGATGCGCGAACTGGCCGTCCAGTCGCTCAACGGCACCATCTCCGACACCGAGCGCGGCTACCTCAACGCCGAATTCGGACAACTCGACGCCGAGCTGGCCCGCCTGCAGGGTGCCGCCAAGCTCAACAACCAGTCGGCGTTTGGCGCCTTCACCTTCCAGATCGGCGCGGCGGCTGCCGACAGCATGGCCGCGACCTTTACCAGCGTCGCCGCCGTCGGTGGTGGCGTGGGCACCTCGGCCACCGCCTCCGCGGCCATCTCGGCGATCGACAACGCGCTCAACAGCGTCGCCAGCAACCGCGCCACCATCGGCGGTGTGATGGGCCGGATGCAATTCACCATCCAGCAGCTCGAGACGGCACGTGAAAACCAGTACGCCGCACGTAGCCGGATCATGGACGCAGACTTCGCCTCCGAAACCGCCAACCTCACGCGGGCACAGATTTTGCAACAGTCGGGTACCGCGATGGTAGCGCAAGCGAACAGCGTCCCGCAGAACGTGTTGTCGCTGCTACGTGGCTAA
- a CDS encoding flagellin, translated as MAQVINTNVYSLNAQRNLNRSQEGLATSLQRLSSGLRINSARDDAAGLAVAQRMEADARGLTVAMRNASDGISFAQTADGALATSADMLQRMRELAVQSLNGTISDTERGYLNAEFTQLDTELGRLQGAAKLNNQSAFGAFTFQIGAAAADSMAATFTSVASIGGAVSTAAAAALAIASIDNALNSVASNRATIGGVMGRMQFTIQQLETARENQYAARSRIMDADFASETANLTRAQILQQSGTAMVAQANSVPQNVLSLLRG; from the coding sequence ATGGCACAAGTTATCAACACGAACGTGTACTCGCTGAATGCCCAGCGGAACCTCAACCGCAGCCAGGAAGGCTTGGCCACGTCGCTGCAGCGCCTGTCCTCCGGCCTGCGCATCAACAGTGCCCGCGATGACGCGGCCGGCCTGGCCGTCGCCCAGCGCATGGAAGCCGATGCCCGCGGCCTGACCGTCGCGATGCGCAACGCCTCCGATGGTATCTCGTTCGCCCAGACCGCCGACGGCGCGCTGGCTACCTCGGCCGATATGCTGCAGCGGATGCGCGAACTGGCCGTCCAGTCGCTCAACGGCACCATCTCCGACACCGAGCGCGGCTACCTCAACGCCGAATTCACGCAGCTGGACACCGAACTGGGTCGTCTGCAAGGCGCTGCCAAGCTCAACAACCAGTCGGCATTCGGCGCCTTCACCTTCCAGATTGGCGCGGCGGCGGCCGACAGCATGGCCGCCACCTTCACCAGCGTGGCATCGATCGGCGGTGCAGTCAGCACCGCTGCAGCGGCCGCACTGGCCATCGCCTCGATCGACAACGCGCTCAACAGCGTCGCCAGCAACCGCGCCACCATCGGTGGTGTGATGGGCCGGATGCAATTCACCATCCAGCAGCTCGAAACCGCTCGCGAGAACCAGTACGCCGCCCGCAGCCGGATCATGGACGCCGACTTCGCCTCCGAAACCGCCAACCTGACCCGCGCGCAGATCCTGCAGCAGTCGGGTACCGCGATGGTGGCCCAGGCCAACAGCGTGCCGCAGAACGTGCTCTCGCTGCTGCGCGGCTAA